One window of Microcoleus vaginatus PCC 9802 genomic DNA carries:
- a CDS encoding ATPase, producing MDVKEVLRFAEELVFAKTGEHLDDLQEAILRGAWKGQRYSKIAEEFHCTEGHVRNVASELWQVLSNVLGEELNKSNFKTTLERCRFSIISSKFAKDCTQINNVNVCGDTLQPPEVPKERSPSTPTSDTSQPQTRLDLADAPHISLLCDSPDGDSFASRTSELATLEKSIVEDKCNLAAILGISGIGKTALSLHLIQKIQHNFECVIWRSLRHSPPLETTLKTLLEFLLNKPAIELSSSIPDRLSLLMEYLRKNRCLIIFDDVQTILSSGQLAGNYRPECENYSILFRQIGETTHNSCLILNSWEPPREITALKGENSPVRALQLKGIGIASTEIFRHKRLLNPEKWENLINAYRGNPLWLKIVATTIQEIFRGRVAEFLKYDRLFLGEELAATLHPQINRLSELEKKLISQLSHEVNPVSIEQLLKDADLSPSELFNGLQSLGRRSFVEIEEQENETLFSVCPVVKQYVVSNPVN from the coding sequence ATGGACGTTAAAGAAGTCTTGAGATTTGCCGAGGAGCTGGTTTTCGCCAAAACAGGAGAACACTTGGACGATCTGCAAGAAGCTATCTTGCGGGGTGCATGGAAAGGTCAAAGATACTCTAAAATTGCAGAAGAATTTCACTGCACTGAAGGTCATGTCAGAAATGTAGCCTCTGAATTATGGCAAGTTCTCTCTAATGTCTTAGGTGAAGAACTCAATAAATCAAATTTTAAAACAACATTAGAAAGATGTCGATTCTCAATTATTTCATCAAAGTTTGCGAAAGACTGTACACAAATTAATAATGTCAATGTTTGTGGAGACACTTTGCAACCTCCCGAAGTTCCAAAAGAACGATCGCCCTCAACCCCCACCTCAGACACCTCCCAACCCCAAACCAGACTAGACTTAGCAGACGCACCTCATATTTCATTATTGTGCGATTCGCCTGATGGCGATAGCTTCGCTTCACGCACATCCGAACTCGCCACCCTCGAAAAATCTATCGTCGAAGACAAGTGCAACCTTGCAGCCATATTAGGAATAAGCGGCATTGGCAAAACCGCACTTTCCCTCCACCTAATACAAAAAATTCAGCATAACTTTGAATGCGTCATCTGGCGAAGTCTCCGCCACTCCCCACCCTTAGAAACTACCCTAAAAACTCTGCTAGAATTTCTCTTAAATAAACCAGCAATCGAACTCTCTAGCAGCATCCCCGATCGACTTTCCCTGTTAATGGAATATCTGCGAAAAAACCGCTGTCTCATCATCTTCGACGACGTGCAAACCATTCTCAGCAGCGGACAACTAGCAGGAAATTACCGCCCAGAATGCGAAAATTACAGCATTCTATTCAGACAAATCGGAGAAACAACCCACAACAGTTGTTTAATCCTCAACAGTTGGGAACCACCCAGAGAAATTACCGCCTTAAAAGGTGAAAATTCCCCAGTGCGCGCCTTGCAACTCAAAGGCATAGGTATAGCCTCTACCGAAATTTTCCGACATAAAAGGTTACTCAATCCCGAAAAATGGGAAAACCTAATTAACGCCTACCGAGGCAATCCATTGTGGTTGAAAATAGTCGCCACCACGATTCAGGAAATATTCCGAGGTAGGGTTGCAGAATTTTTAAAATATGATAGGCTATTCTTAGGGGAAGAATTGGCAGCAACATTGCACCCGCAGATAAATCGTTTGTCAGAATTAGAGAAAAAGCTAATCTCCCAGCTCAGCCACGAAGTGAATCCAGTTTCAATAGAGCAGTTGCTAAAAGATGCGGATTTATCGCCCTCCGAGTTATTCAACGGGCTGCAATCTTTGGGGAGGCGATCGTTCGTTGAAATAGAAGAACAGGAGAATGAAACGCTATTCAGCGTTTGTCCTGTGGTGAAACAATATGTGGTTTCAAATCCAGTTAATTAG
- a CDS encoding 5-formyltetrahydrofolate cyclo-ligase, with translation MNTAEPSLTKTELRKSLLNTRKSLSAQEWRQKSDRICNHLQNSPQFTEAKTILAYFSCRQEPDLSPLFVTHRKWGFPRCVGKELSWHIWQPGDALHTGAYGILEPLPDAPKIDYSEVDLILVPGVGCDVRGYRLGYGGGYYDRMLSLAEWESQITIGIIFEFALLAQLPVDSWDKPLHGICTESDLTIVQQKSRRSIEQ, from the coding sequence ATGAATACTGCTGAACCTTCATTAACTAAAACAGAATTAAGAAAATCGCTCCTCAACACCCGCAAATCCCTATCAGCACAAGAATGGAGACAAAAGAGCGATCGCATCTGCAATCACCTACAAAACTCGCCCCAATTCACCGAAGCAAAAACAATCCTCGCCTACTTCAGTTGTCGCCAAGAACCAGATTTAAGTCCCCTATTTGTAACTCACCGCAAATGGGGATTTCCACGCTGTGTCGGCAAAGAGCTATCTTGGCACATCTGGCAGCCCGGAGACGCTTTACATACTGGAGCTTATGGCATACTCGAACCCCTGCCGGATGCTCCTAAAATAGATTACTCAGAAGTAGATTTAATCCTCGTACCCGGTGTAGGCTGCGATGTTCGCGGGTATCGCTTGGGCTACGGCGGTGGCTATTACGACAGAATGCTCAGTTTAGCTGAGTGGGAATCACAAATTACGATCGGCATTATCTTTGAATTTGCCTTGCTTGCCCAACTACCAGTTGACTCCTGGGATAAACCGCTGCACGGAATTTGCACGGAAAGCGATTTGACAATCGTACAGCAAAAATCAAGAAGGTCGATCGAGCAATAA
- a CDS encoding FAA hydrolase family protein, with amino-acid sequence MAQRYVRVKTTQGHIHYGLLQLSHSVQVFDAPPWLKGQPTDLELSPDTYQILAPCSPSKIVAVGKNYVDHAAEMGTPVPEEPLLFFKPPSAVIRAGAAIRYPQQSERVDYEGELALVIGEHCTNCTPEQAHSKIWGYTIANDVTARDLQKRDNQWARAKGFDTFCPLGPWIVRELSPAAQLQTFVNESERPVQSSQIDRMVFSPDFLVSYISQVMTLIPGDVILTGTPQGVGPLQIGDRVRIEIEGIGSLENTVVSC; translated from the coding sequence ATGGCCCAGCGCTACGTTCGAGTAAAAACAACACAAGGACACATCCATTACGGTTTACTGCAACTCAGCCACAGCGTTCAAGTATTTGATGCACCGCCCTGGTTAAAAGGACAACCAACCGATTTGGAACTTTCACCAGATACTTACCAAATTCTCGCCCCGTGTTCTCCCTCAAAAATTGTAGCCGTAGGCAAAAATTATGTCGATCACGCCGCCGAGATGGGAACCCCAGTACCGGAAGAACCCCTGCTGTTTTTCAAGCCTCCGAGTGCTGTCATCCGTGCTGGTGCAGCGATTCGCTATCCACAGCAGTCGGAAAGGGTAGACTACGAAGGAGAATTGGCCCTGGTAATTGGCGAACATTGTACCAACTGCACTCCCGAACAAGCACATAGCAAAATTTGGGGCTATACGATCGCCAACGACGTAACAGCCAGAGATTTGCAAAAGCGGGACAACCAGTGGGCGAGGGCCAAAGGGTTCGATACATTTTGTCCGTTGGGGCCTTGGATTGTCCGCGAACTGAGTCCTGCTGCACAATTGCAGACTTTTGTCAATGAGAGCGAGCGACCGGTACAGTCATCCCAGATCGATCGCATGGTATTTTCGCCAGACTTTCTCGTCTCCTACATCAGTCAAGTAATGACCCTAATTCCAGGCGATGTGATACTGACTGGAACTCCGCAAGGAGTAGGGCCGCTACAAATAGGCGATCGAGTCCGCATCGAAATAGAAGGCATTGGCAGCCTTGAAAATACAGTTGTCAGTTGTTAG